Proteins encoded by one window of Bradyrhizobium sp. B097:
- a CDS encoding multidrug efflux RND transporter permease subunit, which translates to MNLGRLSINQPILAMVLSIVLLIVGAIAYPTLPVSEYPQVVPPTVTVTTQYPGASAQTVSDTVAAPIEQEINGVEDMLYLYSQATSNGQLTITATFKLGTDLDKAQVLVQNRVAIAQPRLPEEVQRNGVVTRKNSPDILMVVFMLSPDDTFDQLYISNYALLQVRDQLLRLDGVGDIQMFGARDYSMRLWLDPDRIANLGLTSGEVLAAIRAQNLQIAGGQIAEPPIADRAFQPNLVFTGRLKDIRQFEDIVVKAGSDGRTVRLRDVARVELGALSYATNSFLLRKSAVALLVTQRPGSNALATAKSISDTMEHMKASFPKGLDYNIGYNPTEFIAQSVHELIKTIYEAMALVVIVVLVFLQGWRPAIIPIIAIPVSLVGTFAVMAALGFSINNLTLFGLVLAVGIVVDDAIVVVENVERHLEHGMSRREAALKTMEEVGGALVSIALVLCAVFVPTAFLGGISGQFFQQFAVTIAVATAISCFCSLTLSPALASQILVPHEEKRPPARWNIIARGWDSFTALFNRVFDRLAHGYAAVADFVIRHTVVMVAIYLVLIGSAGWLLATTSQGFIPAQDRGYVIISAQLPGAASLARTTAVVREIERIALDTPGIVRVAAFAGFSGATRTQAGNAAALFPVFDEPEARLKKGQTATAITADLRKRLSVIQGAFIIVIPPPAVPGIGTGGGFTIRVQDRQGRGPELLASATDELVLAARKSPSLTSVFSPYSANTPQLFVDIDRVKAQKLGVPIANITDTIETYFGSTYVNDFNLFGRTYHVTAQADLPFRKETTDLSRLRTRNGAGDMVMLGSVVDFKDISGPDRVARYNLYSASELQGEPAPGVSSTTALNTIKKLADETLPSGFSFEWTDLSYQQINGANAGLYVFPVCVLFVYLVLAAQYGSWTLPFAVILIVPMCLFAATIGVRIMGQDVNILTQIGFVVLVGLAAKNAILIVEFARDIELEGRPRLEAVIEACRLRLRPILMTSFAFILGVLPLVLSTGSGSEMRQAVGVAVFFGMLGVTLFGLVFTPIFYMVVRNLAEGKNEGKPKEPAANMAG; encoded by the coding sequence ATGAATCTCGGCAGGCTCTCCATCAACCAGCCCATCCTCGCGATGGTGCTGTCGATCGTGCTGCTGATCGTCGGCGCGATTGCCTATCCGACGCTGCCGGTCTCGGAATATCCGCAGGTCGTGCCGCCGACCGTCACGGTGACCACGCAGTACCCGGGCGCCTCGGCGCAGACCGTGTCCGACACCGTCGCCGCTCCGATCGAGCAGGAGATCAACGGCGTCGAGGACATGCTCTATCTCTACAGCCAGGCGACCTCGAACGGCCAGCTCACCATCACCGCGACCTTCAAGCTCGGCACCGACCTCGACAAGGCCCAGGTGCTGGTGCAGAACCGCGTCGCGATCGCGCAGCCGCGGCTGCCTGAAGAAGTCCAGCGCAACGGCGTCGTCACCCGCAAGAACTCGCCCGACATCCTGATGGTCGTGTTCATGCTGTCGCCCGACGACACGTTCGACCAGCTCTACATCTCCAACTACGCGCTGCTGCAGGTCCGTGACCAGCTGTTGCGGCTCGACGGCGTCGGCGACATCCAGATGTTCGGCGCGCGCGATTACTCGATGCGGCTGTGGCTCGATCCCGACCGCATCGCCAATCTCGGCCTGACCTCGGGCGAGGTGCTGGCGGCGATCCGGGCGCAGAACCTGCAGATCGCGGGCGGCCAGATCGCCGAGCCGCCGATCGCCGATCGCGCCTTCCAGCCGAATCTCGTGTTCACCGGCCGTCTCAAGGACATCAGGCAGTTCGAGGACATCGTGGTGAAGGCCGGCTCCGACGGCCGTACCGTGCGCCTGCGCGACGTCGCCCGTGTCGAGCTCGGTGCGCTGTCCTACGCGACCAACAGCTTCCTGCTGCGCAAATCGGCGGTCGCCCTGCTGGTGACGCAGCGGCCGGGATCGAACGCGCTCGCCACTGCCAAGAGCATCTCCGACACGATGGAGCACATGAAGGCGAGTTTCCCGAAGGGGCTCGACTACAACATCGGCTACAACCCGACCGAGTTCATCGCCCAGTCGGTTCATGAGCTGATCAAGACGATCTACGAGGCGATGGCGCTCGTCGTCATCGTGGTGCTGGTGTTCCTGCAGGGCTGGCGGCCTGCGATCATCCCGATCATCGCGATCCCGGTGTCGCTGGTCGGCACCTTTGCGGTGATGGCCGCGCTCGGCTTCTCGATCAACAATCTGACCTTGTTCGGCCTGGTTCTCGCGGTCGGCATCGTGGTCGACGACGCCATCGTGGTGGTCGAGAATGTCGAACGCCATCTCGAGCACGGCATGAGCCGGCGCGAGGCCGCGCTCAAGACCATGGAGGAGGTCGGCGGCGCGCTGGTCTCGATCGCGCTAGTGCTGTGCGCGGTGTTCGTGCCGACCGCCTTCCTCGGCGGCATCTCCGGGCAGTTCTTCCAGCAATTCGCGGTCACGATCGCGGTCGCGACCGCGATCTCCTGCTTCTGCTCGCTGACGCTGTCGCCGGCGCTGGCCTCGCAGATCCTGGTCCCGCACGAGGAGAAGCGCCCGCCGGCGCGCTGGAACATCATCGCGCGCGGCTGGGACAGCTTCACCGCGCTGTTCAACCGCGTGTTCGACCGGCTGGCGCATGGCTATGCGGCGGTTGCCGACTTCGTGATCCGGCACACGGTGGTGATGGTCGCGATCTACCTCGTGTTGATCGGCAGCGCCGGCTGGCTGCTCGCGACCACCTCGCAGGGCTTCATCCCGGCGCAGGATCGCGGCTACGTCATCATCTCGGCACAGCTGCCGGGCGCCGCGTCGCTGGCGCGGACCACGGCTGTCGTGCGCGAGATCGAGCGGATCGCGCTGGATACGCCCGGCATCGTTCGCGTCGCGGCGTTCGCCGGCTTCTCCGGCGCGACGCGCACGCAGGCGGGTAATGCCGCGGCGTTGTTCCCGGTGTTCGACGAGCCGGAGGCGCGCCTGAAGAAGGGACAGACGGCGACCGCGATCACGGCCGACCTGCGCAAGCGTCTGTCGGTGATCCAAGGCGCCTTCATCATCGTCATTCCGCCGCCGGCCGTGCCCGGTATCGGCACCGGCGGTGGTTTCACCATCCGCGTCCAGGATCGACAGGGACGCGGGCCCGAATTGCTGGCGTCCGCGACCGACGAACTGGTGTTGGCCGCGCGCAAGTCGCCGAGCCTCACATCGGTGTTCTCGCCGTATTCTGCGAACACCCCGCAGCTGTTCGTCGATATCGATCGCGTCAAGGCGCAGAAGCTCGGCGTTCCCATCGCCAACATCACCGACACGATCGAGACCTATTTCGGCTCGACCTATGTCAACGACTTCAACCTGTTCGGACGCACCTATCACGTCACGGCGCAGGCTGACCTGCCGTTCCGCAAGGAGACCACCGATCTTTCGCGGCTACGCACCCGCAACGGTGCCGGCGACATGGTGATGCTCGGCAGCGTCGTGGACTTCAAGGACATCTCGGGACCCGACCGTGTCGCACGCTACAATCTCTACTCGGCGTCCGAACTGCAGGGTGAGCCGGCGCCGGGCGTCAGCTCGACGACAGCGCTCAACACCATCAAGAAGCTCGCCGACGAAACCCTGCCGAGCGGCTTCTCGTTCGAATGGACCGACCTGTCCTACCAGCAGATCAACGGCGCCAATGCGGGCCTCTACGTGTTCCCGGTCTGCGTGCTGTTCGTCTATCTGGTGCTGGCCGCGCAATATGGCAGCTGGACGCTGCCGTTCGCGGTGATCCTGATCGTGCCGATGTGCCTGTTCGCGGCCACCATCGGCGTGCGCATCATGGGCCAGGACGTCAACATCCTGACCCAGATCGGCTTCGTGGTGCTGGTGGGGCTCGCCGCCAAGAACGCGATCCTGATCGTCGAGTTTGCGCGCGATATCGAGCTCGAGGGCCGGCCACGGCTGGAGGCGGTCATCGAGGCCTGCCGGCTCCGCCTGCGGCCGATCCTGATGACGTCGTTCGCCTTCATCCTCGGCGTGCTGCCGCTGGTGCTGTCGACCGGCTCGGGCTCGGAGATGCGGCAGGCGGTTGGTGTCGCCGTGTTCTTCGGCATGCTCGGCGTCACCTTGTTCGGCCTCGTCTTCACGCCGATCTTCTACATGGTGGTGCGCAACCTCGCGGAAGGAAAGAACGAGGGCAAGCCGAAGGAACCCGCAGCGAACATGGCGGGGTAG